One window of Pirellulales bacterium genomic DNA carries:
- a CDS encoding HEAT repeat domain-containing protein: MGYRCCHLVRLLTAGLCALAAGFARADIYVLANGGQVRGELVNPGESPRKQFIVRTDQGATVTFDREQLKQIVPQSPAEAEYENIRPTFPDTIDGQWELAEWCLKNSLAKQRNLALERIIELNPDHKQARMALGYSFLDGKWMRRDQWHKEHGYVYYDGDWRLPQEIELMKSRREVEQAERTWFVNVRKWLKWLDDPGRAKEAEESLRGINDPAAVPALLQVLKNENNRELRSLVVQLLGRIYSPVAINGLVDYALGDADPEIRASCVDELAAKPHPDITAKFVPFLRNRDNAKVNRAALALGKMGDKTVVRPLIDSLVTTHSFQAGSANPNSMSAGFGSNGSGGLSMGSSARIVRRDIQNQQVLDALVALTRQNFEFDEVAWRTWQAAQNKAAKVNARRD, from the coding sequence ATGGGTTACCGATGCTGTCATCTTGTTCGTCTGCTCACTGCGGGTCTCTGTGCCTTGGCCGCTGGTTTCGCGCGCGCGGATATTTATGTGCTGGCAAACGGCGGCCAAGTGCGCGGCGAATTGGTCAACCCGGGCGAGTCGCCGCGCAAGCAGTTTATCGTCCGTACGGATCAAGGCGCGACCGTCACGTTCGACCGCGAACAATTAAAGCAGATCGTTCCGCAATCTCCGGCCGAGGCCGAGTACGAAAACATCCGCCCGACTTTTCCCGACACGATCGACGGCCAGTGGGAGTTGGCCGAATGGTGTCTGAAAAACTCGCTGGCCAAACAGCGCAATTTGGCCTTGGAGCGGATCATCGAGCTGAATCCCGACCACAAGCAGGCTCGCATGGCGCTGGGATACAGCTTTCTCGATGGCAAGTGGATGCGCCGCGACCAATGGCACAAAGAACACGGCTATGTGTACTACGACGGCGATTGGCGCCTGCCGCAGGAAATCGAATTGATGAAGAGTCGCCGCGAGGTCGAACAGGCCGAGCGGACGTGGTTTGTCAACGTCCGCAAATGGCTGAAGTGGCTCGATGATCCAGGCCGGGCCAAAGAGGCCGAAGAGTCGCTCCGGGGGATCAATGATCCGGCCGCGGTTCCGGCCCTGTTGCAAGTGCTGAAGAACGAAAACAACCGCGAATTGCGCTCGTTGGTCGTGCAGTTGCTGGGACGAATTTATTCGCCGGTCGCGATCAATGGCTTGGTCGATTACGCGCTTGGGGACGCCGATCCAGAGATTCGCGCCAGTTGCGTCGACGAACTGGCGGCGAAGCCGCACCCCGACATTACGGCCAAGTTCGTGCCATTCTTACGAAACAGGGACAATGCCAAGGTGAATCGTGCAGCGTTGGCACTGGGAAAAATGGGGGATAAAACGGTGGTCCGGCCGCTGATCGACTCGCTAGTGACGACGCATAGCTTTCAAGCAGGATCCGCCAATCCAAATTCGATGAGCGCCGGATTTGGCTCAAACGGCTCCGGCGGCCTGTCGATGGGCTCCAGCGCGCGGATCGTCAGACGCGACATTCAAAATCAGCAAGTGCTTGATGCGCTTGTGGCTCTCACGAGGCAAAATTTTGAATTCGACGAAGTCGCCTGGCGGACTTGGCAGGCGGCGCAAAATAAGGCGGCGAAGGTGAACGCCAGACGCGACTGA